In Scomber japonicus isolate fScoJap1 chromosome 7, fScoJap1.pri, whole genome shotgun sequence, one genomic interval encodes:
- the atg4c gene encoding cysteine protease ATG4C: protein MENKGSDEVEKLKTKFLSVWHNVKYSWALKSKTSFSRNSPVLLLGKCYHFKAEDDDNPTEEACYEASDEDFIMGDVEAFRKDFASRVWFTYREEFPPLPGSVLTSDCGWGCMLRAGQMMLAQALILHFLGRDWTWSEALKLQPLDTETWTTTAAKRLVASLEASLQGSQSPSDPDSPPLPQAQVPGSAEEADAHLKEMYHRTLVSWFGDSPSAQLGLHRLIYLGLTMGKQAGDWYGPAVVAHILKKAVEKAMDPGLAGITAYVSQDCTVYSADVMDSHRAPTAGRASAEGSDAPPSLQNNQPASASALPDSRAVIILVPVRLGGEKTNPDYFNFTKSILSLDYCIGIIGGKPKQACYFVGFQDDSLIYMDPHYCQSFVDVSTSDFPLQSYHCPSPKKMPFSKMDPSCTIGFYSRSVQDFERISKELSKVLQPSAKDKYPAFTFVQGHGKDYDLSAALTPEKREWPFIRDPRRTVSTAGDFVLL from the exons ATGGAGAATAAAGGGAGCGACGAGGTGGAAAAATTGAAGACAAAGTTCTTGTCAGTGTGGCACAATGTGAAGTACA GTTGGGCTCTGAAGTCTAAGACCTCATTCAGTAGAAATTCCCCTGTTCTCCTACTAGGAAAATGTTACCATTTCAAGGCTGAAG ATGACGACAATCCTACAGAAGAAGCCTGCTACGAAGCCTCAGATGAGGACTTCATTATGGGGGACGTGGAGGCTTTCCGGAAGGATTTTGCATCCCGTGTGTGGTTTACCTACAGGGAGGAGTTCCCTCCTCTGCCTGGCTCCGTCCTGACCTCCGACTGTGGCTGGGGCTGCATGCTGAGGGCTGGGCAGATGATGCTGGCTCAAGCACTCATACTGCACTTCTTGGGCCGAG ACTGGACCTGGTCAGAGGCGCTGAAGCTCCAGCCTTTAGACACTGAGACGTGGACTACCACTGCTGCTAAGCGTCTGGTGGCCTCCCTAGAGGCTTCTTTGCAGGGCTCCCAAAGTCCATCTGATCCTGATTCTCCACCTTTACCTCAAGCCCAGGTCCCAGGATCTGCAGAGGAGGCAGATGCCCACTTGAAAGAGATGTACCACCGTACTCTGGTGTCGTGGTTTGGGGACAGCCCCTCGGCCCAGCTGGGCCTCCACAGGCTCATCTACTTAGGCCTGACAATGGGGAAACAGGCAGGGGACTGGTATGGACCTGCTGTGGTGGCACACATCCTCAA gAAAGCTGTTGAGAAGGCGATGGACCCTGGCTTGGCGGGTATAACTGCTTATGTCTCCCAGGACTGCACAG TGTACAGTGCTGATGTCATGGATAGCCACCGAGCACCGACAGCGGGGCGGGCCTCTGCTGAGGGATCAGACGCCCCTCCTTCCCTACAGAACAACCAACCGGCATCTGCCTCTGCCCTGCCAGACAGTCGAGCTGTCATCATCCTTGTCCCTGTGCGGCTGGGAGGGGAGAAAACTAACCCTGACTACTTTAACTTTACAAAG AGCATACTGAGTCTGGATTACTGCATAGGCATCATTGGAGGGAAGCCCAAACAGGCCTGCTACTTTGTAGGATTTCAAG ATGACAGCTTGATTTACATGGACCCTCATTACTGTCAGTCTTTTGTGGATGTCAGCACCAGCGATTTCCCTCTCCAG TCATATCATTGCCCCTCACCGAAGAAGATGCCTTTCAGCAAGATGGATCCAAGCTGCACCATAGGTTTCTACTCCAGAAGTGTCCAAGACTTTGAGAGAATCAGCAAAGAGCTGTCAAAG GTGCTGCAGCCCTCAGCGAAAGATAAATACCCAGCGTTCACTTTCGTGCAAGGTCATGGCAAAGACTACGACCTGTCAGCTGCACTGACCCCAGAGAAGAGAGAGTGGCCCTTCATACGTGACCCACGGAGGACAGTCTCCACTGCCGGGGACTTTGTGCTGCTTTGA